One segment of Streptomyces sp. YIM 121038 DNA contains the following:
- a CDS encoding DUF11 domain-containing protein encodes MTTSRHPAGPRRLAALLLALGVLVCGLLASTAASHARAELAFPVHESFDNGNDLGTATGSASYSDGWLRLTPATATRAGSWQMKDSFPTSLGIVAEFTYATYGGATFDGKRGDGLAFFLADGSAATGTGATGGALGYACAGNATRCTSNGVPGAFLGVGIDEFGNFSANSTGASGPGTQANKIVLRGGGNGTSGYRFGTSASGPGGTVETGSRTNFRTVRVTVQPSGSKLLVSVWSDSGPGTTFTKLISDFDVSTVSGQPSLPSTLRVGFSAGTGGATNNHEIGDLKINVPTDLGITKTGKPATVAAGSRPVTYTVKVTNSDANAVTGAAVKDAAPGLTGVTWTCTASSGSACGAASGSGPLDTTADLARGGTVTYTVTGTAPAQPTTLTNTATVIAPGNRTDTNPDDNTATASTTVTARADAAVTKAGVGQGPVRPGEEFEYRITVRDNGPSDTSNVKVTDTLPTGLTFVSSTDGCTASGQALTCPTAARLAASATVSWTFRVKLDAAYQGDGSDLGNTAKVTHDVTDPDLTNNTSTAALPPGGVRAPAADLATVKRTTTTAQVAPGEEYAYTVTVTNKGPSVARAVRVTDPLPTSLTFVSSADACTLSGRTVTCGPVATLAPGAATSWTFRVRLDADYSGDGTDVLNVATAGADTADPDTGNNSGSATVPGGRVKPPTADLEFGKTAENTPA; translated from the coding sequence ATGACGACCTCCCGGCACCCCGCGGGCCCCCGACGGCTCGCCGCCCTGCTGCTCGCGCTCGGCGTCCTGGTCTGCGGGCTGCTCGCCTCCACGGCGGCCTCGCACGCGCGGGCGGAGCTGGCCTTCCCCGTCCACGAGAGCTTCGACAACGGAAACGACCTGGGCACCGCCACGGGCAGCGCCTCCTACTCGGACGGCTGGCTGCGCCTGACGCCCGCCACGGCGACCAGGGCCGGGTCGTGGCAGATGAAGGACTCGTTCCCCACGAGCCTCGGCATCGTCGCGGAGTTCACGTACGCCACCTACGGCGGGGCCACCTTCGACGGCAAGCGGGGTGACGGTCTGGCGTTCTTCCTCGCCGACGGCTCCGCGGCGACCGGGACCGGCGCCACCGGCGGCGCCCTCGGCTACGCCTGCGCCGGCAACGCGACGCGCTGCACCAGCAACGGCGTGCCCGGCGCGTTCCTGGGCGTCGGCATCGACGAGTTCGGCAACTTCTCCGCCAACTCGACCGGGGCGAGCGGACCCGGCACCCAGGCCAACAAGATCGTGCTGCGCGGCGGCGGCAACGGCACGTCCGGCTACCGCTTCGGCACCTCCGCGAGCGGCCCCGGCGGCACCGTCGAGACGGGCAGCCGCACCAACTTCCGCACCGTGCGCGTCACCGTGCAGCCCAGCGGCAGCAAGCTCCTCGTCTCGGTCTGGTCCGACTCCGGGCCCGGCACTACCTTCACCAAGCTGATCAGCGACTTCGACGTGTCGACCGTGAGCGGCCAGCCGTCGCTGCCGTCCACCCTGCGCGTCGGCTTCTCGGCGGGCACCGGCGGCGCCACGAACAACCACGAGATCGGCGACCTCAAGATCAATGTCCCGACGGACCTCGGCATCACCAAGACCGGCAAGCCCGCCACCGTCGCGGCCGGGAGCAGACCGGTCACGTACACGGTGAAGGTCACCAACAGCGACGCCAACGCGGTCACCGGCGCGGCCGTCAAGGACGCGGCTCCCGGCCTCACCGGCGTGACCTGGACGTGCACCGCCAGTTCCGGCAGCGCGTGCGGCGCGGCGTCGGGCAGCGGCCCCCTCGACACCACCGCCGACCTGGCCCGCGGCGGCACCGTGACCTACACCGTCACCGGCACCGCCCCCGCACAGCCGACGACCCTGACCAATACGGCGACGGTCATCGCCCCCGGCAACCGCACCGACACCAACCCCGACGACAACACCGCCACCGCCTCCACCACCGTGACCGCGCGCGCCGACGCGGCCGTCACCAAGGCGGGGGTGGGGCAGGGCCCGGTGCGGCCGGGCGAGGAGTTCGAGTACCGGATCACCGTCCGCGACAACGGTCCGTCCGACACCTCCAACGTGAAGGTCACCGACACCCTGCCGACCGGCCTGACCTTCGTATCGTCCACCGACGGCTGTACGGCGTCCGGGCAGGCCCTCACCTGCCCCACCGCGGCCAGGCTGGCCGCGAGCGCCACGGTGTCCTGGACGTTCCGCGTCAAGCTCGACGCCGCGTACCAGGGCGACGGCTCCGACCTCGGGAACACCGCGAAGGTCACGCACGACGTCACCGACCCCGACCTCACCAACAACACCTCCACCGCCGCCCTGCCCCCGGGCGGCGTGCGGGCGCCCGCGGCCGACCTCGCGACCGTCAAGAGGACGACGACCACCGCGCAGGTGGCCCCGGGCGAGGAGTACGCGTACACGGTGACGGTCACCAACAAGGGCCCGTCCGTCGCCCGCGCCGTGCGGGTCACCGACCCCCTGCCGACCTCGCTCACCTTCGTGTCGTCCGCCGACGCCTGCACCCTGTCGGGCCGCACGGTGACCTGCGGGCCGGTCGCGACCCTGGCGCCGGGCGCCGCCACGTCGTGGACGTTCCGGGTGCGGCTCGACGCGGACTACAGCGGCGACGGCACGGACGTCCTCAACGTCGCGACGGCCGGTGCCGACACCGCCGACCCCGACACCGGCAACAACAGCGGCAGCGCCACCGTGCCCGGCGGGCGGGTCAAGCCGCCGACCGCCGACCTCGAATTCGGCAAGACGGCCGAGAACACCCCCGCTTGA
- a CDS encoding DUF11 domain-containing protein has translation MRHNLRRRAAARRWPRGAVALAAGAAALVAPPAAAVTAAALAAAPAPSAAEPAAPGSASGPEAGPASSPQAGPQAGPVAGPVAGPQAGPQAGPVAGLASGPQGGPASGPQAGPDAAEVSPSEAAPPPSGDAASPRPEASPSGSVPASAPPSPAASASPSGPPAGTPVPSASAPGSGTPPRGPQAARRETPSARPSAAAPQAASPGAPARKGPPAHAPREEAETTPAAPRASAPPPSAGARERRGRPAAARADLEVRSHSGGPQRAAAPGPDGVYDYRITAVNHGPSQAVGVTVQDRLPASLVFVSSADGCTASGRTVTCGPLPQLAVGASHTWIVTVRLADDYEGDGRDIVNLASVSSQTRDPDASNNTTSVTGLPVPPDWGRADLSLTKTAVLPGGRDWVRPGETFTYRITVHNNGPGTARGLRVTDPLPKGLHFVGSPDGCAPDDGGRLIVCPGPDRLASGTSVSYALTVRVATAQTRHFGRIENVATVTSTTKDPDPSDNQNPPYTVYVKTGDHGELPDTGGDVPAWLGWVAGAAVTCGGLLVAAVRRREAGQGPRR, from the coding sequence ATGCGACACAACCTCAGACGGCGCGCGGCTGCCCGCCGTTGGCCGCGCGGCGCGGTGGCGCTCGCGGCCGGTGCGGCGGCCCTGGTCGCGCCGCCCGCGGCGGCGGTCACGGCGGCAGCCCTCGCCGCGGCACCGGCGCCGTCGGCCGCGGAGCCGGCGGCACCTGGCTCGGCGTCAGGTCCGGAGGCGGGCCCGGCCTCAAGTCCGCAGGCGGGCCCGCAGGCAGGTCCGGTGGCAGGTCCGGTGGCAGGTCCGCAGGCGGGCCCGCAGGCAGGCCCGGTGGCGGGCCTCGCCTCAGGCCCGCAGGGAGGCCCCGCCTCAGGCCCGCAGGCAGGTCCGGACGCCGCGGAGGTGTCCCCTTCGGAGGCCGCGCCCCCGCCCTCCGGTGACGCGGCGTCACCCCGCCCGGAGGCGTCGCCGTCGGGCTCCGTGCCCGCGTCCGCCCCGCCGTCCCCGGCCGCGTCGGCTTCCCCCTCGGGCCCGCCCGCCGGTACGCCGGTGCCCTCGGCCTCCGCGCCCGGCAGCGGCACGCCGCCGCGGGGCCCGCAGGCGGCGCGCCGCGAGACTCCGTCGGCGCGACCATCCGCCGCCGCGCCGCAGGCCGCCTCGCCTGGTGCCCCCGCACGGAAGGGCCCGCCCGCGCACGCCCCGCGCGAGGAGGCGGAGACCACGCCTGCCGCCCCCCGCGCCTCCGCCCCGCCGCCGTCCGCCGGGGCCCGCGAGCGCCGGGGCCGCCCGGCCGCCGCCCGGGCCGACCTGGAGGTCCGGTCGCACTCCGGCGGGCCGCAGCGCGCCGCGGCCCCGGGGCCCGACGGGGTGTACGACTACCGCATCACGGCCGTCAACCACGGCCCCTCGCAGGCCGTCGGGGTCACGGTCCAGGACCGGCTGCCGGCGTCCCTCGTCTTCGTGTCGTCGGCGGACGGCTGCACCGCGAGCGGACGGACCGTCACCTGCGGCCCGCTGCCGCAGCTCGCCGTCGGCGCGTCCCACACCTGGATCGTGACCGTACGCCTCGCCGACGACTACGAGGGCGACGGCCGGGACATCGTGAACCTGGCCTCGGTGTCCTCGCAGACCCGCGACCCCGACGCGAGTAACAACACGACGTCCGTGACCGGCCTGCCCGTCCCGCCGGACTGGGGCCGCGCCGACCTCTCGCTGACCAAGACGGCCGTGCTGCCCGGCGGCCGGGACTGGGTCCGCCCCGGCGAGACCTTCACGTACCGGATCACCGTGCACAACAACGGCCCCGGCACGGCGCGCGGACTGCGGGTGACCGACCCGCTGCCGAAGGGCCTGCACTTCGTCGGCTCCCCGGACGGCTGTGCCCCGGACGACGGCGGGCGCCTGATCGTCTGCCCGGGCCCCGACCGCCTCGCGTCGGGCACCTCGGTCTCGTACGCGCTCACCGTCCGCGTGGCGACGGCGCAGACCCGCCACTTCGGCAGGATCGAGAACGTCGCCACGGTCACCTCCACGACGAAGGACCCGGACCCGAGCGACAACCAGAACCCGCCGTACACGGTGTACGTCAAGACCGGCGACCACGGCGAACTGCCGGACACCGGCGGTGACGTGCCCGCCTGGCTCGGCTGGGTCGCGGGCGCGGCCGTGACCTGCGGCGGCCTCCTGGTGGCGGCCGTGCGACGCCGCGAGGCGGGGCAGGGGCCGCGGCGATGA
- a CDS encoding discoidin domain-containing protein: MTYSLVTRPRAARLSAAALAGVLLAAVPPTAGAQQERQDASAAPPANCRAGGGWSLDSTRIDPKDSHHAFVGNGYLGQRVAPNGAGYTASGAKTGWPLYTPRYDGSFVSGLYAHNPRTAGDRQAVAALPTWTPLTVTTGGERGETFNSSTPPGRVSAYRQRLLMHCGLVRTTLTWTAADGRRTDLVYEVVADRADPHVGAVRLRMRPHWSGAATVTDLVDGRGARRVRQTGGGDRTGGDRHGRPGPAMDVTFRTDGTGVDGAVASTLRAGHGVRGAREHRASAARGLTARQGLTLPVRRGRTYELTKYVGVDTALTSRAPRAAATAAARRAAGRGWDALLRAHTAAWARLWRSDIEVPGRRDWQTWVRSAQYGLLSSTREGAANSIAPAGLTSDNYAGLIFWDAETWMYPGLLATRPELAKSVVDYRYRTRAAARDNARAFGYKGLFYPWNSGSSGDLAKECHSVDPPHCRTQIHLQSDVSLATWQYYLATKDTAWLRERGWPVLKGIAEFWAGRVSRNTDGSYSIKDTAGPDEYSNGVDDAVFTNAGAVTALRHATRAAALLGERAPAAWTRMADRIRIPYDAGRKVFEQYDGYRGSKIKQADTVLLMYPLEWRMPEGAAAATLDYYARRTDPDGPAMTDSVHAIDAAGIGGPGCATYTYMERSIKPFVRGPFAQFSEARGDKAGAEDPLSGSPAHDFLTGKGGFLQTFTQGLTGMRMREDRLRLDPTLPPQFGAGVTLRGLTWQGRTFDIEIGAHRTTVRLTGGKAMTLDTPQGEQVLGAGAPAVLKTRRPDLAPTDNAARCAAAKASSEEPGMYAGAAVDGDPATAWVPDATSGALTADLGEPVRVGGATPTWTGAEPVSYEVEVSLDGRHWYRTDASPRLARYVRVTVHGEPGAKERPGIAELTVR, translated from the coding sequence ATGACGTACTCCCTGGTCACGCGGCCCCGCGCCGCCCGTCTGTCCGCGGCGGCACTCGCCGGAGTGCTCCTCGCCGCCGTCCCGCCCACCGCAGGCGCCCAGCAGGAGCGGCAGGACGCCTCCGCCGCCCCGCCCGCCAACTGCCGTGCGGGCGGGGGCTGGTCCCTCGACAGCACCCGCATCGACCCCAAGGACTCCCACCACGCCTTCGTCGGCAACGGCTACCTGGGACAGCGCGTCGCGCCCAACGGCGCCGGGTACACCGCGTCCGGTGCGAAGACCGGCTGGCCGTTGTACACCCCGCGCTACGACGGCTCCTTCGTGTCCGGCCTGTACGCGCACAACCCGCGCACCGCGGGCGACCGGCAGGCCGTCGCCGCCCTGCCCACCTGGACCCCGCTGACCGTCACCACCGGCGGGGAGCGCGGCGAGACCTTCAACTCTTCGACGCCGCCCGGCCGCGTCTCCGCCTACCGCCAGCGCCTCCTGATGCACTGCGGCCTCGTGCGGACCACCCTCACCTGGACCGCCGCCGACGGCCGCAGGACCGACCTCGTCTACGAGGTGGTCGCCGACCGCGCCGACCCGCACGTCGGCGCCGTACGCCTGCGGATGCGGCCGCACTGGAGCGGCGCGGCGACCGTCACCGACCTGGTCGACGGCCGGGGCGCGCGCCGGGTGCGGCAGACCGGCGGCGGCGACCGGACCGGCGGCGACCGGCACGGCCGCCCGGGACCGGCCATGGACGTCACCTTCCGCACGGACGGCACCGGGGTCGACGGCGCGGTCGCCTCCACCCTGCGCGCCGGGCACGGCGTGCGGGGCGCCCGGGAGCACAGGGCGTCCGCAGCCCGCGGGCTGACGGCCCGGCAGGGCCTCACCCTGCCGGTGCGCCGCGGCCGGACCTACGAACTCACCAAGTACGTGGGCGTCGACACCGCCCTCACCTCGCGCGCCCCGCGCGCGGCCGCCACCGCCGCGGCCCGCCGCGCCGCAGGCCGGGGCTGGGACGCCCTGCTGCGCGCCCACACCGCCGCCTGGGCCCGCCTGTGGCGCAGCGACATCGAGGTACCGGGGCGCCGCGACTGGCAGACGTGGGTGCGCTCCGCCCAGTACGGGCTGCTCTCCAGCACCCGCGAAGGCGCCGCGAACAGCATCGCCCCGGCGGGCCTGACCAGCGACAACTACGCGGGCCTCATCTTCTGGGACGCCGAGACCTGGATGTACCCCGGGCTGCTCGCGACCAGGCCCGAGCTGGCGAAGTCCGTGGTCGACTACCGCTACCGCACCCGCGCCGCCGCCCGCGACAACGCCCGTGCCTTCGGCTACAAGGGGCTCTTCTACCCCTGGAACAGCGGCAGTTCGGGCGATCTGGCCAAGGAGTGCCACAGCGTCGACCCGCCCCACTGCCGCACGCAGATCCACCTCCAGTCCGACGTCTCCCTGGCGACCTGGCAGTACTACCTGGCCACCAAGGACACCGCCTGGCTGCGCGAGCGCGGCTGGCCGGTCCTGAAGGGCATCGCCGAGTTCTGGGCGGGCCGCGTCAGCCGCAACACCGACGGCAGCTACTCGATCAAGGACACCGCGGGCCCCGACGAGTACAGCAACGGCGTCGACGACGCGGTGTTCACCAACGCGGGCGCCGTCACGGCCCTGCGCCACGCCACGCGCGCGGCCGCGCTCCTCGGCGAGCGGGCCCCCGCCGCCTGGACGCGGATGGCCGACAGGATCCGCATCCCGTACGACGCCGGGCGCAAGGTCTTCGAGCAGTACGACGGCTACCGGGGCAGCAAGATCAAGCAGGCCGACACGGTGCTCCTGATGTATCCGCTGGAGTGGCGGATGCCCGAGGGCGCGGCGGCCGCCACGCTCGACTACTACGCGCGGCGCACCGACCCCGACGGCCCCGCCATGACGGACTCGGTGCACGCCATCGACGCCGCCGGGATCGGCGGGCCGGGCTGCGCCACGTACACGTACATGGAGCGGTCCATCAAGCCCTTCGTGCGCGGCCCGTTCGCGCAGTTCTCCGAGGCGCGCGGGGACAAGGCCGGTGCCGAGGACCCGCTGTCGGGCTCGCCCGCGCACGACTTCCTCACCGGCAAGGGCGGCTTCCTGCAGACCTTCACCCAGGGCCTGACCGGCATGCGGATGCGCGAGGACCGGCTCCGCCTCGACCCGACGCTGCCCCCGCAGTTCGGTGCGGGCGTCACGCTGCGCGGCCTGACCTGGCAGGGCCGCACGTTCGACATCGAGATCGGTGCCCACCGCACGACGGTGCGGCTCACCGGAGGGAAGGCGATGACGCTCGACACGCCGCAGGGCGAGCAGGTCCTCGGCGCGGGTGCCCCGGCCGTCCTCAAGACGCGCCGCCCCGACCTCGCGCCCACCGACAACGCGGCCCGGTGCGCCGCCGCGAAGGCGTCGTCGGAGGAGCCCGGCATGTACGCGGGGGCCGCGGTGGACGGCGACCCGGCCACGGCCTGGGTCCCGGACGCGACCAGCGGCGCCCTCACGGCGGACCTCGGCGAGCCCGTCCGGGTCGGCGGCGCCACCCCGACGTGGACCGGTGCCGAGCCGGTGTCGTACGAGGTGGAGGTCTCCCTCGACGGGCGGCACTGGTACCGGACGGACGCCTCCCCGCGGCTCGCCCGGTACGTCCGGGTGACGGTGCACGGCGAGCCGGGGGCCAAGGAGCGCCCGGGCATCGCGGAGCTGACTGTGCGTTAG
- a CDS encoding proline racemase family protein, which produces MTDVRTIDYHAAGEPFRIVREGLPPIPGDTVAERFATAVGAGGAPTAPRRGPLDDVRRLLVREPRGHCGMYGCFVVPADDEGAHFGVLFWHKDGYSTACGHGTMALGAWAVDEGIVAAPADGSVQVRVDVPSGRVTATVHREGGRTTGVTFRNVPARVTARGVRVATGAGPVDVDLAHAGACYASVPAAALGLTVDRAALPRLVTAGQEIRSALAGHPGSLDPVRPDLSGVYGVILHEELPRRPEGPAQRNVTVFADGQFDRSPCGSGTSARLALLAEDGLLAPDEVLRHESVAGTVFTGRAVSRTDRGTVTETTGRAFRTGEHRFVLDPHDELPEGFLP; this is translated from the coding sequence GTGACCGACGTGCGCACCATCGACTACCACGCCGCCGGAGAGCCCTTCCGCATCGTGCGCGAGGGGCTTCCCCCGATCCCCGGCGACACCGTCGCCGAACGCTTCGCCACCGCCGTCGGCGCGGGCGGCGCCCCCACCGCGCCGCGGCGCGGCCCGCTCGACGACGTCCGCCGGCTGCTGGTCCGCGAGCCGCGCGGCCACTGCGGCATGTACGGCTGCTTCGTGGTCCCCGCCGACGACGAGGGCGCCCACTTCGGCGTCCTGTTCTGGCACAAGGACGGGTACTCCACGGCCTGCGGCCACGGCACGATGGCGCTCGGCGCCTGGGCCGTCGACGAGGGGATCGTGGCCGCGCCCGCCGACGGCTCCGTGCAGGTCCGCGTCGACGTGCCGTCCGGGCGCGTCACCGCCACCGTGCACCGCGAGGGCGGCCGCACGACGGGGGTCACCTTCCGCAACGTGCCCGCCCGCGTCACCGCGCGCGGCGTGCGCGTCGCCACCGGCGCGGGCCCCGTCGACGTCGACCTCGCGCACGCCGGGGCCTGTTACGCCTCCGTGCCCGCCGCCGCGCTCGGGCTCACCGTGGACCGCGCGGCGCTGCCTCGCCTCGTCACGGCGGGGCAGGAGATCCGGTCCGCCCTCGCCGGGCACCCCGGCAGCCTCGACCCCGTCCGCCCGGACCTGTCCGGCGTGTACGGCGTGATCCTCCACGAAGAGCTGCCCCGCCGCCCCGAGGGCCCCGCCCAGCGCAACGTCACGGTCTTCGCCGACGGGCAGTTCGACCGCTCCCCGTGCGGCTCGGGCACGTCGGCGCGGCTCGCCCTGCTCGCCGAGGACGGTCTGCTCGCCCCGGACGAGGTGCTGCGCCACGAGTCCGTCGCGGGCACCGTCTTCACCGGCCGCGCGGTGTCCCGTACGGACCGGGGCACGGTCACCGAGACCACAGGCCGGGCCTTCCGCACCGGCGAGCACCGCTTCGTCCTCGACCCGCACGACGAACTGCCGGAAGGGTTCCTGCCGTAG
- a CDS encoding TetR/AcrR family transcriptional regulator, producing the protein MAEQGMRARQREHTRGRLVAEGRRLFAAHGYAAVGLAEIVRSAEVTKGALYHHFADKADLFRAVLEEVQQEVGRRVADAADAHDDPWARLTAGCRAFLAATADPDVQRVMLVDGPAVLGWSAWRAMDEAASVRHLDDALADLVEGGVLSPQPVAPLSHLLSGAMNEAALWLASSQDPEDLARTQTALERLLDGLRAD; encoded by the coding sequence ATGGCGGAGCAGGGCATGCGCGCCCGGCAGCGGGAGCACACGCGGGGGCGGCTCGTGGCGGAAGGGCGGCGCCTCTTCGCCGCCCACGGGTACGCGGCGGTGGGTCTCGCGGAGATCGTCCGCTCCGCGGAGGTCACCAAGGGCGCGCTGTACCACCACTTCGCTGACAAGGCCGACCTCTTCCGCGCGGTCCTGGAGGAGGTGCAGCAGGAGGTGGGCCGCCGCGTCGCCGACGCCGCCGACGCGCACGACGACCCCTGGGCCCGGCTCACGGCCGGCTGCCGGGCGTTCCTCGCGGCGACCGCAGACCCCGACGTCCAGCGCGTCATGCTCGTCGACGGGCCCGCGGTGCTCGGCTGGAGCGCGTGGCGGGCCATGGACGAAGCCGCGTCCGTCCGGCACCTCGACGACGCCCTCGCCGACCTCGTCGAGGGCGGAGTGCTGAGCCCCCAGCCCGTCGCCCCGCTGTCCCACCTGCTGTCGGGCGCGATGAACGAGGCGGCCCTGTGGCTTGCGTCGTCGCAGGACCCGGAGGACCTGGCCCGCACCCAGACCGCGCTGGAGCGGCTGCTCGACGGGCTGCGCGCCGACTGA
- a CDS encoding VOC family protein — MQLTGFYPVIATDRLRESHAFYTRLLGFETTFEADWYVSLRRPGTSPYELALLDHTHPTIPEGYRTPARGLLLNFEVEDVDAEWERLVVHGGLRPELALRSEDFGQRHFIVADPNGVLIDVITPIDPVGDFAAQYVSG, encoded by the coding sequence ATGCAACTGACCGGCTTCTATCCCGTGATCGCCACCGACCGGCTGCGGGAGTCCCACGCCTTCTACACCCGACTGCTCGGCTTCGAGACGACCTTCGAGGCCGACTGGTACGTCAGCCTGAGACGGCCGGGCACGTCGCCCTACGAACTGGCCCTGCTCGACCACACCCACCCGACGATCCCGGAGGGCTACCGCACCCCCGCGCGGGGCCTGCTCCTCAACTTCGAGGTGGAGGACGTGGACGCGGAGTGGGAGCGGCTCGTCGTCCACGGCGGCCTGCGCCCCGAACTCGCGCTGCGCAGCGAAGACTTCGGGCAGCGCCACTTCATCGTGGCCGATCCGAACGGCGTCCTGATCGACGTCATCACCCCCATCGACCCGGTGGGTGATTTCGCCGCGCAGTACGTCAGCGGCTGA
- a CDS encoding alpha/beta fold hydrolase: MDEPTGTDRRHANRRHPNRHRPHGDGGPAARRWVTGRLATGDPQVRLLCFPQAGGAAGAFSVWRPHLPTGLELAPVELPGRGTRSAEPLPDDLGALLGALLEALADEFKEPYALFGHSFGGLVAYELALRIGRYGIAPPRAVLVSGARAPHAAARAEPVHERDDAGLLEWLRGTGGMPASLLRQTGYVRSVLAAVRADLTLGVAHQRPEPVPLACPLHVFGGTADPLVPPGELQDWQAYATSAVPVTLYPGGHFYLYAEPARLLADIAAVTGAGRAGFSR; encoded by the coding sequence ATGGACGAACCCACCGGCACCGACCGGCGCCACGCGAACCGGCGCCATCCGAACCGGCACCGGCCGCACGGCGACGGCGGTCCGGCCGCCCGGCGCTGGGTCACCGGCCGTCTGGCCACGGGCGACCCCCAGGTGCGGCTGCTGTGCTTCCCGCAGGCGGGCGGCGCGGCCGGGGCCTTCTCGGTGTGGCGCCCGCACCTGCCCACGGGCCTGGAACTGGCGCCGGTCGAGCTCCCGGGGCGCGGCACCCGCAGCGCCGAGCCGCTCCCCGACGACCTGGGCGCGCTCCTCGGCGCGCTCCTGGAAGCGCTCGCCGACGAGTTCAAGGAGCCGTACGCGCTCTTCGGGCACAGCTTCGGCGGCCTCGTCGCCTATGAACTCGCCCTGCGGATCGGCCGGTACGGGATCGCGCCGCCGCGCGCCGTCCTGGTCTCCGGGGCCCGTGCGCCGCACGCCGCGGCGCGGGCCGAGCCCGTCCACGAGCGGGACGACGCGGGCCTCCTGGAGTGGCTGCGCGGCACCGGCGGCATGCCCGCGAGCCTGCTGCGGCAGACCGGCTACGTCCGCTCCGTCCTGGCCGCCGTCCGCGCGGACCTCACCCTGGGCGTGGCCCATCAGCGGCCCGAGCCGGTGCCGCTGGCCTGCCCGCTGCACGTCTTCGGCGGCACCGCCGACCCCCTCGTGCCGCCCGGCGAACTCCAGGACTGGCAGGCGTACGCGACCTCCGCCGTCCCCGTCACGCTCTACCCCGGCGGCCACTTCTACCTGTACGCGGAGCCCGCCCGGCTCCTCGCCGACATCGCCGCGGTCACCGGGGCCGGGCGGGCCGGGTTCAGCCGCTGA
- a CDS encoding MerR family transcriptional regulator, with protein sequence MRIGELSRRTGVSERSLRYYENQGLLAAERTPGGHRDYADSAVDRVIRIQELFAAGLCSSKIVHLLPCIRDKDGGPSETATPFLVSQLSAERDRINRMIGDLVRSRDVLDEVIEAASG encoded by the coding sequence ATGCGGATCGGCGAACTGTCCCGGCGCACCGGGGTGAGCGAACGCTCCCTGCGCTACTACGAGAACCAGGGGCTGCTGGCCGCCGAGCGCACGCCCGGCGGCCACCGCGACTACGCCGACAGCGCGGTCGACCGGGTCATCCGCATCCAGGAGCTGTTCGCCGCGGGCCTGTGCAGCTCGAAGATCGTGCACCTGCTGCCGTGCATCCGGGACAAGGACGGCGGGCCCTCCGAGACGGCCACGCCGTTCCTGGTGAGCCAGCTCAGCGCGGAGCGGGACCGCATCAACCGCATGATCGGCGACCTGGTGCGGTCCCGCGACGTCCTGGACGAGGTGATCGAGGCGGCGTCCGGCTGA
- a CDS encoding dihydrofolate reductase family protein, with the protein MGQLLRVQNFNVSRDGFGAGENQSLERPFGDADPGEMFAWAGATASWPMRTDPGGSRGLDDYLTRDYARNIGAEIMGRNKFGPQRGPWENLDWRGWWGDEPPFRTPVFVMTHHPRPSFTLSDTTFHFVDDDPAVVLERAKEAAGGKDVRLGGGATTIREFLDAGLVDTLHVAVSQTELGSGTRLWKSPDELLDRYHLDVVPSPSGVTHHLFWRR; encoded by the coding sequence ATGGGTCAGCTGTTGAGAGTGCAGAACTTCAACGTCTCGCGGGACGGATTCGGCGCGGGGGAGAACCAGAGCCTGGAGCGGCCGTTCGGTGACGCCGACCCTGGCGAGATGTTCGCCTGGGCCGGTGCCACGGCGAGCTGGCCGATGCGCACCGACCCCGGCGGGAGCCGCGGCCTCGACGACTACTTGACGCGGGACTACGCGCGCAACATCGGCGCCGAGATCATGGGCCGCAACAAGTTCGGGCCCCAGCGCGGGCCCTGGGAGAACCTCGACTGGCGCGGCTGGTGGGGCGACGAACCGCCCTTCCGTACGCCGGTGTTCGTCATGACGCACCACCCGCGCCCCTCGTTCACCCTCTCCGACACCACGTTCCACTTCGTCGACGACGACCCGGCCGTCGTCCTGGAGCGGGCGAAGGAGGCGGCGGGCGGCAAGGACGTGCGGCTCGGCGGCGGGGCCACCACCATCCGGGAGTTCCTCGACGCGGGCCTCGTGGACACCCTGCACGTGGCGGTCTCGCAGACGGAGCTGGGGTCCGGGACGCGGCTGTGGAAGTCGCCGGACGAACTGCTCGACCGGTACCACCTCGACGTCGTGCCCAGCCCGAGCGGAGTGACGCACCACCTGTTCTGGCGCAGGTGA